In Nitrospiraceae bacterium, one DNA window encodes the following:
- the scpB gene encoding SMC-Scp complex subunit ScpB, with amino-acid sequence MEDIQKKSLLEAILFLSGEPIILSSLKDTIEIPEQDLKRFMDELMAEYKERNRGILIVEIANGYQMITNPEHSESLKKFKATKAATKLSLAALETLAIIAYKQPMIKAEVEQLRSVNSDGVIKTLLDRKLIKIMGRKEAPGKPLLYGTTKEFLQYFGLKDLSELPTIKDLDREEAA; translated from the coding sequence ATGGAAGACATTCAGAAAAAATCACTGCTTGAGGCAATCCTGTTTCTCTCAGGAGAGCCCATCATCTTATCCTCATTAAAAGACACAATAGAAATACCAGAACAAGACTTAAAGAGGTTTATGGATGAACTCATGGCAGAATACAAAGAGAGAAACAGGGGGATACTTATCGTTGAAATAGCCAATGGCTACCAGATGATAACAAACCCTGAACATTCTGAATCTCTTAAAAAGTTCAAGGCAACAAAAGCAGCTACAAAGCTGTCGCTCGCAGCGCTTGAAACACTTGCGATAATAGCCTATAAACAGCCAATGATAAAGGCTGAAGTCGAACAGTTAAGAAGTGTAAATTCTGACGGAGTAATAAAAACACTCCTTGACAGAAAACTTATAAAGATCATGGGCAGGAAAGAAGCTCCGGGCAAGCCACTGTTATATGGCACTACCAAGGAATTTTTACAGTATTTCGGCCTAAAAGACCTTTCTGAACTCCCGACAATAAAAGATCTTGACAGAGAGGAAGCCGCTTGA
- a CDS encoding molybdopterin biosynthesis protein encodes MKRELYLNTVSLDEAAKKWFGRLKTESLFKPLGKETIKVIDSQGRITASPVYAKLSAPFYHASAMDGYAVKFSETFGASERSQKKLKIKEQAVYVDTGDPIPDGFNSVIMIEDINVFKDGKGEYIEISAPVTPWQNVRVIGEDIVATELILPENQKIRPFDIGAMLAGGHTEVSVRKKPDVAVIPTGTEIVEPGTNLKKGDIIEYNSRMLGGFINEWGGNAIRFNIVPDNLDELKKTILEACKKSDMVVVNAGASAGSEDFTSRAISEIGEVILHGVNIKPGKPLMLGWVNNKPVLGIPGYSVSAFLALNLFGKPVIKKWLGLDSEISETLKAKLSRQIASSLGQEEFLRVKVGKVGDNFIATPLARGAGVIMSLVRADGIMRIPSMSEGLGSGSEVDVELFRTKKEIENTLVCIGSHDITLDLLGNILRKRYSNLSLSSAHVGSMGGLMALKRGECHLAGTHLLDEATGEYNLPFIKRLLSGKKIFLVNLVHRDQGLVVPKGNPKKIKGFKDLLRKDIIFMNRQAGSGTRLLTDKNLNELGIRADDVNGYKVEEYTHMGVASAVLTNMADAGLAIFAAAKALDLDFIPIAKERYDLAIPAEFYEGGLIQSILKIIREDDEFRSSVRNLGGYDISGMGEIIYQD; translated from the coding sequence TTGAAGCGTGAGCTTTATCTGAACACTGTTTCTCTTGATGAGGCTGCTAAAAAATGGTTCGGCAGGCTGAAAACAGAAAGTCTTTTTAAACCTTTAGGAAAAGAAACAATTAAGGTCATTGATTCGCAGGGAAGAATAACAGCTTCTCCTGTTTATGCAAAGCTGTCAGCGCCTTTTTATCATGCCTCTGCAATGGACGGCTATGCAGTAAAATTTTCTGAAACATTCGGGGCTTCAGAAAGATCTCAAAAAAAGCTGAAGATTAAGGAGCAGGCTGTTTATGTTGATACAGGAGATCCAATCCCTGATGGTTTTAATTCAGTGATAATGATCGAGGATATAAATGTTTTTAAAGATGGCAAGGGAGAATACATTGAAATATCTGCGCCTGTAACCCCATGGCAGAATGTGAGAGTAATAGGTGAGGATATTGTCGCTACAGAGCTTATACTCCCTGAAAATCAGAAGATAAGGCCATTTGATATAGGCGCAATGCTTGCAGGAGGACACACCGAGGTCAGCGTAAGAAAAAAACCTGATGTTGCTGTTATCCCTACAGGGACAGAGATCGTCGAACCAGGAACGAATTTAAAAAAAGGCGATATCATAGAGTACAACTCAAGGATGCTTGGAGGATTTATCAATGAGTGGGGCGGAAATGCAATAAGATTTAACATCGTCCCTGACAATCTTGATGAATTAAAGAAGACAATTCTCGAGGCATGCAAAAAATCTGATATGGTTGTTGTTAATGCAGGCGCATCTGCCGGCAGCGAGGATTTTACCTCAAGGGCAATAAGCGAAATAGGAGAGGTTATCCTTCACGGTGTAAATATAAAACCTGGGAAGCCGTTAATGCTTGGATGGGTTAATAACAAACCTGTTTTAGGCATCCCGGGTTATTCTGTTTCTGCATTTTTAGCGCTCAATCTTTTTGGAAAACCTGTTATAAAGAAATGGCTAGGGTTAGATTCGGAGATATCAGAGACATTAAAGGCAAAACTGTCAAGACAGATAGCATCAAGTCTCGGACAGGAAGAATTTCTAAGAGTAAAGGTCGGCAAGGTTGGAGATAATTTTATAGCAACTCCTCTGGCAAGGGGCGCAGGGGTGATTATGTCGCTTGTGCGGGCAGACGGGATCATGAGAATACCATCAATGTCTGAAGGCTTGGGTTCAGGCTCTGAAGTGGATGTAGAACTCTTTAGAACAAAAAAGGAGATAGAGAATACTCTTGTCTGCATAGGAAGCCATGATATTACACTTGATCTGCTTGGCAATATTTTGAGAAAGAGATATTCGAATCTTTCGCTTTCTTCAGCGCATGTCGGCTCCATGGGAGGGTTGATGGCGTTAAAAAGAGGCGAATGCCATCTGGCAGGAACACATCTTCTCGATGAAGCAACTGGTGAGTATAATCTGCCTTTTATAAAGCGGCTGCTCTCCGGCAAAAAGATATTTCTTGTTAATCTGGTTCATAGAGATCAGGGGCTTGTTGTGCCAAAGGGCAACCCTAAAAAGATAAAAGGATTTAAAGATCTGCTCAGAAAAGATATTATTTTTATGAACAGGCAGGCAGGTTCAGGCACGAGACTTTTGACTGACAAAAATCTGAATGAACTGGGCATAAGGGCTGATGATGTAAATGGATATAAAGTAGAAGAATATACCCATATGGGAGTTGCATCTGCTGTGCTTACAAACATGGCTGATGCAGGACTTGCAATCTTTGCTGCTGCAAAGGCGCTGGATCTGGATTTTATTCCTATTGCAAAAGAAAGATATGACCTTGCAATACCAGCAGAGTTTTATGAAGGCGGGTTAATTCAATCAATTTTGAAGATAATTAGAGAAGATGACGAGTTCAGAAGTTCTGTGAGAAACCTTGGAGGTTATGATATAAGCGGCATGGGGGAAATTATTTATCAGGACTGA
- a CDS encoding response regulator, translating into MKVLIVEDNADDRKILKYNLEKHKCEVIEAVDGEDGLKKARTAKPDVIISDALMPKMDGFHFLREIKKIKTLSSIPFVFYSAVYTGFKEAELAISIGAEAFMIKPKDSEEFWDELNGILQDIKKRKGKQRKSLTAELITEEEEFLRKYSLVVASKLEEEVKNLNEEITNRKRMEEQLILFQDLLNQSSDSIFVIEAETGRFLTVNDNACKSLGYTQEELLGKKVMDIDISVTDDEKWKTMLEKIKKNGNKIVFEGGNKRKDNSIFPVEISAKYVPYNKKDYVVAVLRDITKRKYDEDEKKKLEEQLRHSQKMEAVGQLAGGIAHDFNNILTAILGYASLIQIKMEKGNPLRNFVDSILLSTQRATNLTHGLLSFSRKQITDLQPVNLNDIIGRIGKLLASILGEDIELKIALYKTDLIINADFSQIEQILMNLATNARDEMPNGGKLIIKTEFVKMDELLVKTFGYGEPGEYALLSVADTGGGIDPEIKDKIFEPFFTTKEVGKGTGLGLSIVYGIVRKHGGYINAYSEHGEGTIFRIYLPLVKSKAEAIKHEEVNAPQRGTETLLLAEDDADVRDLSRFVLEEFGYQIIEAVEGQDAVDKFEKHKDEIQLVIADVIMPKKSGKEVYEEIMKIKPDTKVLFVSGYSADLIEQKGILKEGINFISKPLSPTELLKKVRDMLDKH; encoded by the coding sequence ATGTGAAGTCATAGAGGCTGTGGACGGAGAAGATGGATTAAAAAAAGCAAGAACTGCAAAACCTGATGTAATAATCTCAGATGCCCTGATGCCTAAGATGGACGGATTTCATTTTTTAAGAGAAATTAAAAAAATCAAAACTCTGAGTTCTATCCCATTTGTTTTTTATTCAGCGGTATATACGGGTTTTAAAGAAGCAGAGCTTGCGATTTCTATAGGCGCTGAAGCATTTATGATAAAACCTAAAGACTCCGAAGAATTCTGGGATGAACTAAACGGCATACTGCAGGACATTAAGAAGCGCAAAGGGAAACAGAGGAAATCACTTACAGCGGAGCTTATAACTGAGGAGGAGGAATTTTTAAGAAAATACAGCCTTGTTGTTGCCTCGAAACTAGAGGAAGAAGTTAAGAATCTGAACGAGGAGATCACAAATAGAAAGAGAATGGAGGAACAGCTGATTCTGTTCCAGGATCTTTTAAACCAGTCGAGTGATTCTATTTTTGTAATAGAAGCCGAGACAGGCAGATTCCTGACTGTAAATGATAATGCCTGCAAAAGCCTCGGCTATACACAGGAAGAATTGCTTGGCAAAAAAGTAATGGATATAGATATAAGTGTTACTGACGATGAAAAATGGAAAACAATGCTAGAAAAAATCAAAAAGAACGGCAATAAGATAGTTTTCGAAGGCGGTAATAAGCGCAAGGACAACTCTATTTTTCCTGTAGAGATAAGTGCAAAGTATGTGCCCTATAATAAAAAGGATTATGTTGTTGCAGTGCTGCGAGATATTACAAAACGCAAATATGATGAAGATGAAAAGAAAAAGCTCGAAGAACAGTTAAGGCATTCCCAGAAAATGGAGGCGGTCGGACAGCTTGCAGGAGGGATTGCGCATGATTTCAATAACATACTCACAGCAATATTAGGTTATGCGAGTTTGATCCAGATAAAAATGGAAAAGGGCAATCCTCTGAGAAATTTCGTTGATAGCATACTTCTATCAACTCAGAGGGCAACAAATTTGACGCATGGACTGCTTTCGTTCAGCAGAAAACAGATAACCGATCTTCAACCTGTAAATCTCAATGACATAATAGGCAGGATAGGCAAACTTCTTGCGAGCATTCTTGGCGAGGATATTGAACTAAAAATAGCTCTTTACAAAACTGATCTGATAATTAATGCGGATTTCAGCCAGATAGAACAGATATTGATGAATCTTGCAACAAATGCCAGAGATGAGATGCCAAATGGAGGAAAGTTAATCATAAAGACAGAATTTGTAAAGATGGATGAACTTCTTGTAAAAACATTTGGATACGGAGAACCAGGGGAATATGCGCTCCTTTCAGTTGCAGATACTGGAGGAGGAATTGATCCTGAGATAAAAGACAAGATATTCGAACCTTTTTTTACAACAAAGGAAGTAGGCAAGGGCACAGGATTGGGGCTTTCAATTGTTTACGGGATTGTGAGAAAACATGGGGGTTATATAAATGCTTACAGTGAACATGGTGAGGGAACGATATTTAGGATATATTTGCCTCTTGTCAAATCAAAAGCAGAAGCAATAAAGCATGAGGAAGTCAATGCCCCGCAAAGAGGCACAGAGACACTGCTTCTGGCAGAAGATGATGCTGATGTAAGAGACCTTTCGAGATTTGTTCTTGAAGAATTCGGCTATCAGATCATAGAGGCTGTTGAAGGACAGGACGCTGTTGATAAATTTGAGAAGCACAAGGATGAGATTCAGCTTGTGATAGCAGATGTTATTATGCCTAAAAAGAGCGGGAAAGAAGTTTACGAAGAAATAATGAAAATTAAACCTGATACAAAGGTTCTTTTTGTAAGCGGATATTCTGCAGATTTAATTGAACAAAAAGGTATCCTTAAAGAAGGCATAAATTTTATATCAAAACCTCTTTCTCCCACAGAACTTTTAAAAAAGGTGAGAGATATGCTGGATAAACATTAA
- a CDS encoding DMT family transporter, whose protein sequence is MNAFYILTAIILWSSLGVFVRIAEVPVQTIMFYSVLAALIIQSAMLTHKSYRQYLPPVKDLKFPILLGIVSLINTFTFYFAYKNTTIANAILTHYTAPVIVAFLAPFLLKEKITLRILTVIVIASTGLWIMLNGFSPEKGHGLGIIAGLVSGFMYAMLIIILRAKSTNFHPLALAFLSNLVIVLLLSPFIREFPIKALWIFITMGIVHSTIAPVLYFKGLQTVSANKAAVLGYMEPVMAIILSAIFLSENPGANTIIGGLLIILSGCITLIKKQNKNSAF, encoded by the coding sequence ATGAACGCATTTTATATACTGACAGCAATAATACTCTGGAGTTCTCTTGGTGTTTTTGTCAGGATCGCTGAAGTTCCTGTGCAGACAATAATGTTCTACTCGGTTCTAGCAGCGCTTATAATCCAGTCAGCAATGCTCACACATAAAAGCTACAGGCAATATCTCCCTCCTGTAAAAGATTTAAAATTCCCAATACTGCTCGGCATAGTTTCATTGATTAATACATTCACATTTTACTTTGCTTACAAGAACACAACAATCGCAAATGCAATATTAACTCACTACACCGCGCCTGTAATCGTTGCCTTTCTAGCTCCGTTCCTGCTTAAAGAAAAAATCACTCTAAGAATTCTTACAGTTATAGTAATTGCCTCGACAGGGTTGTGGATTATGCTGAACGGATTTTCGCCTGAAAAAGGTCATGGGCTGGGAATAATTGCAGGTCTCGTTTCAGGATTTATGTACGCAATGCTAATAATCATCCTAAGAGCAAAGTCAACTAATTTTCATCCGCTAGCGCTGGCTTTTTTATCGAATCTTGTCATTGTATTGCTGCTGTCGCCTTTTATCAGGGAGTTTCCTATAAAGGCATTATGGATATTCATAACAATGGGCATAGTTCATTCAACAATAGCGCCTGTTCTGTATTTCAAAGGTCTTCAGACAGTGAGTGCAAATAAGGCGGCAGTATTAGGCTACATGGAACCGGTTATGGCTATAATCCTAAGCGCAATATTCTTAAGTGAAAACCCGGGAGCTAACACTATTATCGGAGGTCTGCTGATAATATTGTCAGGCTGCATAACGTTGATAAAAAAACAAAATAAAAATTCTGCCTTTTAA
- a CDS encoding NlpC/P60 family protein — translation MIKKFIILFIFIFLLSASQSSAYETYKVKKGDTLSHISKKFKVSIRELRELNNLKPSSRLKIRQVLIINTAPRIYTVRSGDTLEKIAKKYNLEIEELKDFNRLETDEVKTGKRLFIEQATEDEISRLHLDEELARLLESEEIAKMNTKDRLIFFAKKFLEIPYRFGGSSVMGIDCSAYVKKVYELVGIELPRSARLQYKEGESIDKDSLSIGDLVFFRTYAKFPSHVGIYLGSDLFIHASSYDRKVEISDFNKPYYQKRFIGAKRFIQDTADQTSTKEEKQELKEEVKETTPGNTAVQS, via the coding sequence TTGATTAAAAAATTTATCATATTATTCATTTTTATCTTTCTGCTTTCAGCATCACAGTCATCAGCATATGAGACATACAAAGTGAAAAAAGGCGACACTCTTTCACATATATCAAAAAAGTTCAAGGTCAGCATTCGTGAGCTGAGAGAGTTAAACAACCTCAAACCATCATCAAGGCTAAAAATAAGACAGGTGCTCATAATAAACACTGCGCCAAGAATTTACACTGTAAGAAGCGGCGATACATTAGAAAAAATTGCAAAGAAATATAATCTCGAGATTGAAGAACTAAAAGACTTTAACAGACTTGAAACAGATGAGGTAAAGACCGGCAAGAGATTGTTTATTGAGCAGGCAACAGAAGATGAAATATCCAGGCTTCATCTTGATGAAGAACTCGCAAGACTTCTAGAATCGGAAGAAATCGCAAAGATGAACACAAAGGATAGGCTCATCTTCTTTGCAAAAAAATTCCTTGAAATTCCTTATCGATTCGGCGGATCAAGCGTAATGGGAATTGACTGCTCAGCTTATGTTAAAAAAGTCTATGAACTGGTAGGCATAGAGCTCCCTCGTTCGGCAAGACTGCAGTATAAAGAAGGTGAATCAATTGACAAGGATTCTTTGTCAATAGGCGATCTTGTTTTCTTCAGAACATATGCGAAGTTTCCCTCTCATGTCGGGATATATCTCGGCAGTGACCTTTTCATCCATGCATCATCCTATGACAGAAAAGTTGAAATAAGCGATTTTAACAAACCTTATTACCAGAAAAGATTTATCGGCGCTAAAAGATTCATTCAGGATACAGCAGACCAAACTTCAACAAAAGAAGAAAAGCAGGAGCTAAAAGAAGAGGTTAAAGAAACTACTCCGGGCAATACAGCAGTTCAGTCCTGA
- the lipA gene encoding lipoyl synthase — translation MTMRLPEWVKTKNLISSHDTKKILRDHRVATVCEEARCPNSTECFKKPAAAFIILGSRCTRNCGFCSVESTLPEPPDSDEPERVALAAKAMELKYVVVTSVTRDDLPDGGASHFAKTVDSIRNHVKGIKVEVLTPDFKGNKDSLKTVIDSNPDVFNHNIETVPRLYPYVRHNANYFTSIHILKNAKIFKSDITTKSGIMVGLGETFNEVIDVLKDVRNAGCDALTIGQYLRPTKKNLPVREYIRPEIFKTYKDTALDMGFKFVASSPLVRSSMNAEEMYNSIENNL, via the coding sequence ATGACTATGAGGCTTCCTGAGTGGGTAAAAACAAAAAATTTAATAAGTTCCCATGACACAAAAAAAATCCTGAGAGACCACAGAGTTGCTACTGTATGTGAAGAGGCTCGCTGTCCTAATTCAACAGAGTGTTTCAAAAAACCGGCGGCAGCTTTTATAATTCTGGGCTCCCGCTGCACAAGAAACTGCGGATTCTGTTCTGTTGAGTCAACATTGCCGGAACCTCCTGATAGTGATGAGCCTGAGAGAGTGGCGCTTGCAGCAAAGGCGATGGAACTTAAATATGTTGTTGTTACCTCTGTAACCAGAGACGACCTGCCGGATGGAGGCGCATCACATTTTGCAAAAACAGTTGATTCTATAAGAAATCATGTTAAAGGAATAAAAGTCGAAGTATTAACCCCTGACTTCAAGGGGAATAAAGATTCTTTGAAAACTGTTATTGATTCTAATCCTGATGTTTTTAATCATAATATTGAGACTGTGCCCAGGCTTTATCCGTATGTAAGACACAATGCAAACTATTTTACTTCGATTCATATCCTTAAAAATGCAAAGATTTTCAAGTCTGATATAACTACTAAATCTGGCATTATGGTTGGATTAGGAGAGACTTTTAACGAAGTCATTGATGTTTTAAAAGATGTAAGAAATGCTGGATGCGATGCGCTTACTATAGGTCAGTATTTGAGGCCTACAAAAAAAAATCTTCCTGTAAGAGAATATATAAGGCCGGAGATTTTCAAGACTTACAAAGATACGGCGCTTGATATGGGATTTAAGTTTGTGGCTTCTTCGCCGCTTGTCAGAAGCTCAATGAATGCTGAAGAGATGTATAATAGTATTGAAAATAATTTATAA